Proteins encoded in a region of the Methanobrevibacter millerae genome:
- the mmp10 gene encoding methyl coenzyme M reductase-arginine methyltransferase Mmp10 (Mmp10 (methanogenesis marker protein 10) is a cobalamin-requiring radical SAM methyltransferase that creates the methylarginine modification to methyl coenzyme M reductase.) produces the protein MHVVADVGGIPGKDCNGFCKYCYFRKVKEIKVFGCAHCLPNKVGCERCSKGVADSQSEFKSPFEVFSNVQNTIMMNMGMGEVIADISGGGDISCYPHLESLTAQFNQFSIKSHLGYSCGKGISDREIASRLINNGVEEATFTVFSTDPKLRQQWVRDKHPEEALNACRIFCENIKLTGASVIIPGVNDGDVLRQTCDDLESWGAKGFILMRFANTFNEGLILGNEPILKDHESQPVEEFGQLVKDLNNEYNFRITGTPLCDPETGGPFAIAKDENQIFLQFIKPVTGEATIITSKIAAPYIQNIFDKLEVESVNVVAVEKEIACLITKEDLETLDLSEIKDAVILPGRSFVHQLDAERILSADGIERIVGRGPDTLTVDGELSIDLTDENVIERELEDFNDLVDAINFFGMRRL, from the coding sequence ATGCATGTAGTAGCAGATGTTGGAGGAATACCTGGAAAAGATTGTAACGGTTTTTGCAAATACTGTTACTTCAGGAAGGTAAAGGAAATTAAAGTTTTTGGCTGTGCACACTGTCTTCCAAATAAAGTCGGTTGTGAAAGATGTTCCAAAGGCGTAGCTGACTCCCAAAGTGAATTCAAAAGTCCCTTTGAAGTATTCAGCAATGTTCAAAACACAATAATGATGAATATGGGAATGGGTGAAGTAATAGCCGATATCAGCGGAGGCGGAGACATAAGCTGTTATCCACATTTAGAATCATTGACTGCGCAATTCAACCAATTTTCAATAAAGTCACACTTGGGATATAGCTGCGGCAAAGGAATTAGTGATAGAGAGATAGCTTCCAGACTGATAAATAATGGTGTTGAAGAGGCTACATTCACAGTATTTTCAACAGATCCGAAACTTAGACAGCAATGGGTTAGGGACAAACATCCCGAAGAGGCACTTAATGCATGCAGAATATTTTGTGAGAACATTAAACTGACTGGTGCTAGCGTAATCATACCCGGCGTTAATGATGGAGACGTGTTAAGACAGACGTGTGATGATTTGGAAAGCTGGGGTGCAAAAGGATTCATATTAATGAGATTTGCAAATACATTTAACGAAGGATTGATACTTGGAAATGAACCTATCCTAAAAGACCACGAATCCCAACCGGTAGAGGAATTTGGCCAACTAGTCAAAGATTTAAATAATGAATACAACTTCAGAATTACGGGAACACCACTATGCGATCCGGAAACCGGCGGACCATTTGCAATAGCTAAAGATGAAAATCAGATATTTTTACAGTTCATCAAACCGGTCACAGGTGAAGCAACAATAATCACCTCAAAAATAGCTGCACCATATATACAAAACATCTTCGATAAGCTTGAAGTTGAAAGTGTAAATGTAGTGGCTGTCGAAAAGGAAATAGCATGCCTCATCACCAAAGAAGATTTGGAAACACTTGATTTGAGTGAGATAAAAGATGCGGTTATACTTCCAGGCAGATCATTTGTTCACCAGCTTGACGCTGAAAGAATTTTAAGTGCTGATGGAATAGAACGCATTGTCGGACGTGGCCCTGATACATTAACTGTAGATGGAGAACTAAGCATTGACCTAACCGACGAAAATGTTATAGAACGAGAACTGGAAGACTTTAATGACTTGGTGGATGCGATTAATTTCTTCGGAATGAGAAGACTTTAA
- a CDS encoding methanogenesis marker 7 protein: protein MYETLTFTGGVHKSEEIKELIEDLGGFILQDNIMQMELVLNMAVPLNDVNKIEEKSEELLAKLSVAPMAGSEIAIVSPTLARHHLPHAACDISEYLREYGAKDNMIGLARGDGKGTSGISEEEKQLIEEHDIAVFALGSFETCIKTKAFLYDDINIPVIVTGAPDIPIEELPGADAYVGGLGRIPRRLRRGPDIRALDTLVETIEEILNNKKREMNLDPPLVPSIVVKNAIENQIPEIKDVISPAPVTTQLDGVRVKINYDKYHELIENIVIDGKKLSEIAEIKKSKMYDYILVKINSESSLIEDSN, encoded by the coding sequence ATGTATGAAACATTAACATTTACTGGTGGAGTTCACAAAAGTGAAGAAATCAAGGAATTGATTGAAGATTTGGGCGGATTCATTCTTCAAGACAATATTATGCAAATGGAATTGGTATTGAATATGGCCGTTCCATTAAATGATGTAAATAAGATAGAAGAGAAATCTGAAGAGTTATTGGCAAAACTTAGTGTAGCCCCTATGGCTGGTTCTGAAATAGCTATTGTTTCTCCTACACTTGCAAGACATCATTTGCCTCATGCGGCATGTGACATTTCTGAATATTTGCGTGAATATGGTGCAAAAGATAATATGATTGGTCTTGCTAGGGGTGATGGTAAGGGAACTTCAGGTATTTCTGAAGAGGAAAAACAATTGATTGAAGAACATGACATTGCTGTATTTGCACTTGGAAGTTTTGAGACATGCATCAAAACTAAAGCATTTTTATATGATGATATTAACATTCCAGTAATTGTAACTGGAGCACCTGATATTCCAATAGAAGAACTTCCTGGAGCTGATGCTTATGTTGGCGGTCTTGGAAGAATTCCTAGGAGATTAAGAAGAGGACCTGATATCAGAGCATTGGATACTTTGGTTGAAACAATTGAAGAAATTCTAAATAATAAAAAACGTGAAATGAATCTTGATCCGCCATTAGTACCTTCAATTGTTGTTAAAAATGCAATTGAAAATCAAATTCCTGAAATAAAGGATGTAATCTCTCCTGCACCGGTAACTACTCAGCTTGATGGTGTACGTGTAAAAATCAATTATGATAAATACCATGAACTGATTGAAAATATTGTCATTGACGGTAAAAAGTTATCTGAAATTGCAGAAATTAAAAAGTCTAAAATGTATGATTACATTTTAGTAAAGATTAATAGTGAAAGTTCTCTTATTGAGGACTCAAACTAA
- the comB gene encoding 2-phosphosulfolactate phosphatase: MKVTLSFEESISRDVSIMIDVLRASTTITTALDKFNQIIPCFTPEDAFKLKKETGGVIAGERKGAKVEGFDIGNSPNAILNFKSDSKILILTTSNGTRILENMNSQVLIGCLNNAEAVAEASIKLAKDHIDLVMAGVWGKFAIEDYLAAGEIIHQISKKCSDCEIDEYAKSAILASRNPNLVRDAFFDSTSGHKLKNLGYENDISYALCQNSTKNVGLYKGNSINKIKFK; this comes from the coding sequence ATGAAAGTAACACTAAGTTTTGAGGAAAGTATAAGCAGAGATGTTTCAATAATGATTGATGTTTTGCGTGCAAGTACCACCATAACTACTGCTTTAGATAAATTTAATCAAATCATCCCTTGTTTTACCCCAGAAGATGCATTTAAACTTAAAAAAGAAACAGGAGGAGTTATTGCAGGCGAACGTAAAGGAGCCAAAGTTGAAGGTTTCGATATTGGAAATTCACCAAATGCAATCTTAAACTTTAAAAGTGACTCAAAAATATTGATATTGACCACAAGCAACGGCACCAGAATACTTGAAAATATGAATTCCCAAGTATTGATAGGATGCTTGAATAATGCCGAAGCTGTGGCCGAGGCAAGTATCAAATTAGCAAAAGATCATATCGACCTGGTCATGGCAGGAGTTTGGGGAAAATTTGCAATTGAAGATTATTTGGCTGCAGGAGAGATAATTCACCAAATATCAAAAAAATGCAGTGACTGCGAAATAGATGAATATGCAAAATCCGCCATATTGGCAAGCAGGAATCCTAATCTGGTTAGAGATGCATTTTTTGATTCAACATCAGGACACAAGCTGAAAAATCTTGGATATGAAAATGACATAAGCTATGCATTATGCCAAAATTCAACTAAAAATGTTGGGTTATATAAGGGTAATAGTATAAATAAGATTAAGTTTAAATAA
- a CDS encoding TraB/GumN family protein — translation MRRECLTIIGTAHVSAESVEEVKDKIYEIQPDRVAIELDLARYTKLKNSMMGIEEDDSISVTKIIKENKVGLFLVTTVLSYFQSKIGEEVDVAPGSEMVGAIEAAEDLGIPLALIDRNINTTLERALNRMSFIDKIKFLIGLLTTDTDDEEIDIEELKNPDKLDDLLEMFKDEAPGIYEVLVHERDAYLAGSLLRIPEDKVVAVVGAGHQPGINRYLDNPETIPPLEELNKIIDKKGIPWTKIILALIPILFVVIFFLAFLNGINITYNIYQFIGISMLMGFLGSILSGSKIQSAIVGGLVAPLTIIHPLLAAGWFSGLTEAKYRKVRQRDIKNLAHFDGFRDLWNNNIFRVLLVVIGTNLAVSIATLVILPSQVFIPLFMQIFGG, via the coding sequence ATGAGACGTGAATGTTTAACAATTATTGGTACGGCCCACGTATCTGCTGAAAGTGTTGAAGAAGTAAAAGATAAGATTTATGAGATTCAACCGGACAGAGTGGCAATTGAACTTGATTTAGCAAGATATACCAAGCTTAAAAACTCAATGATGGGAATAGAAGAAGACGACAGTATTTCAGTTACAAAAATAATTAAAGAAAACAAAGTGGGATTATTTTTAGTGACAACAGTGCTTAGTTATTTCCAATCAAAAATAGGTGAGGAAGTGGACGTTGCCCCAGGTTCAGAAATGGTTGGTGCAATTGAAGCCGCAGAGGATTTAGGAATACCACTAGCTTTGATTGACCGTAATATCAATACAACATTGGAACGTGCATTAAATAGAATGTCTTTTATTGATAAAATTAAATTTTTAATTGGATTGTTGACTACAGATACCGATGATGAAGAAATCGATATTGAAGAGTTAAAAAATCCCGATAAACTTGATGATTTGCTTGAAATGTTTAAAGATGAAGCACCAGGAATATATGAAGTATTAGTTCATGAAAGGGATGCTTATCTCGCAGGAAGCCTTTTGAGAATCCCTGAAGATAAAGTAGTGGCTGTTGTAGGTGCAGGCCATCAGCCAGGTATTAACAGATACCTTGACAATCCTGAAACAATACCACCACTTGAAGAACTGAATAAAATAATAGATAAAAAAGGAATCCCATGGACAAAAATAATACTTGCGCTAATACCAATTTTGTTTGTTGTGATATTTTTTCTGGCATTTCTTAATGGGATAAATATTACGTATAATATTTACCAATTTATTGGAATTAGTATGCTTATGGGATTTTTAGGTTCAATATTATCCGGATCAAAAATCCAGTCAGCAATTGTCGGAGGATTGGTTGCTCCATTAACTATTATCCACCCGCTTCTTGCAGCAGGATGGTTTTCAGGATTGACTGAAGCAAAATACAGAAAAGTAAGGCAAAGAGACATTAAGAATTTAGCACACTTTGATGGTTTCAGAGATTTATGGAACAATAATATTTTTAGAGTTTTGCTTGTTGTTATTGGAACAAACCTTGCAGTCAGTATAGCAACATTGGTTATTTTGCCATCACAAGTATTCATTCCACTATTTATGCAGATATTCGGTGGATAA
- a CDS encoding DUF1922 domain-containing protein: MYYIFRCDCGRVLYAKEGVATRKCVCGKTLKVKGRRIFKKVETREEASYAVQKMQDEIYGNTGFIKASDL; encoded by the coding sequence ATGTATTATATATTTCGTTGTGACTGTGGAAGAGTTTTATATGCAAAGGAAGGTGTTGCGACCAGAAAATGTGTATGTGGAAAAACACTAAAAGTTAAAGGTCGAAGAATATTTAAAAAAGTAGAAACAAGAGAAGAAGCTTCCTATGCAGTCCAGAAAATGCAGGACGAAATATATGGAAACACTGGTTTTATTAAAGCCAGTGATTTATAA